One genomic region from Cumulibacter soli encodes:
- a CDS encoding peroxiredoxin, which yields MTTINVGDQAPDFTTKDQHNQEVKLSDFQGKQNVLLVFYPFAFSGVCTGELCAVRDDLASFQNDKVQVLPISVDHPFTLKAFAEKEGYNFPLLADFWPHGGIAQQYGVFNDAAGFALRGTFLIDKEGKVQYTSVNGPGDARDQGEWKSAIASLA from the coding sequence ATGACCACCATCAACGTCGGTGACCAGGCCCCGGATTTCACCACCAAGGACCAGCACAACCAGGAGGTCAAACTCAGCGACTTCCAGGGCAAGCAGAACGTGCTGCTCGTCTTCTACCCGTTCGCCTTCTCCGGTGTTTGCACCGGGGAGCTGTGCGCGGTCCGCGACGACCTCGCCTCGTTCCAGAACGACAAGGTGCAGGTGCTGCCGATCTCGGTTGATCACCCCTTCACGCTCAAGGCGTTCGCGGAGAAGGAAGGTTACAACTTTCCGCTGCTGGCCGACTTCTGGCCGCACGGCGGCATCGCCCAGCAGTACGGCGTGTTCAACGACGCGGCCGGCTTCGCGCTGCGCGGCACCTTCCTGATCGACAAGGAAGGCAAGGTCCAGTACACCTCGGTGAACGGACCTGGCGACGCGCGTGACCAGGGCGAGTGGAAGTCGGCGATCGCTTCGTTGGCGTAG